In the Topomyia yanbarensis strain Yona2022 chromosome 3, ASM3024719v1, whole genome shotgun sequence genome, one interval contains:
- the LOC131691134 gene encoding uncharacterized protein LOC131691134 has translation MKFPNPNHLLNVEVDYELLLRNRTTDRQKTRQSKLRLLRRLFLQDQKESKTYMPPYRFEYEIDDILDQVYLIEIELLAGANAELISRLRHYYLRTLRGEPRYFETEKSRRELLTRICKILRKASYELQTTSEEESQSSADEEVDNAQLTRLSGYVDKVEAVEPSYEDLLQRIIELEALINQVQINSIEVELETNCSVELEGSREVELEVRPDIPVITENSPCNLPNAHKVDEQTQSLCDNYDTMNSGMETLEDSNQVESQLEHIRCEQPNRDTAEGMSILNEIGHGINNFDQKLLKNNSESINLPRGLSNNAIELLKVKKLNDSLKVKNDFGKNDEYYEEMQKLHLNYNWDNYFRNLTRLVYRPLDRGKPININLSRKLRSRRSQEIIYTKHCYELEDSTGKRLGVFYGNHLKKIHLPKK, from the coding sequence ATGAAATTTCCAAATCCAAACCATTTACTAAATGTCGAAGTGGACTATGAGCTACTTCTGCGAAATCGTACGACAGACAGACAGAAGACAAGACAGTCGAAATTAAGACTTTTACGTCGACTATTTTTGCAAGATCAGAAGGAAAGCAAAACGTATATGCCTCCTTACAGATTTGAATATGAAATAGATGATATCCTTGATCAAGTTTATCTAATTGAGATAGAATTGCTGGCAGGAGCGAATGCGGAATTGATATCGCGGTTAAGGCATTATTATCTTAGAACCCTTAGGGGAGAaccaagatattttgaaactgagAAATCGCGTAGGGAACTTTTGACGAGAATCTGCAAAATTCTTAGAAAAGCTTCCTATGAACTGCAAACTACGTCAGAGGAGGAATCCCAGTCTTCAGCCGACGAAGAGGTAGACAATGCTCAATTAACTAGATTATCTGGCTACGTCGATAAAGTAGAGGCAGTGGAACCTTCATATGAAGATTTGCTGCAGAGGATTATAGAACTCGAAGCTTTGATAAACCAGGTACAAATTAATAGTATTGAGGTCGAGCTAGAAACTAATTGTAGTGTCGAGCTAGAAGGTAGTCGTGAAGTCGAGCTAGAAGTTCGGCCTGACATCCCAGTCATTACGGAAAACTCGCCATGTAATCTTCCTAATGCACACAAAGTAGATGAACAAACCCAGAGTCTCTGTGACAATTATGATACCATGAATTCTGGTATGGAAACATTAGAAGATAGTAATCAAGTTGAAAGCCAACTAGAACATATCAGATGCGAGCAACCCAACCGCGACACTGCAGAAGGCATGTCAATTCTGAATGAAATCGGACATGGCATTAATAATTTCGATCAaaagcttttgaaaaataacagcgAGTCAATAAACTTGCCCAGAGGATTGTCTAATAACGCAATAGAGTTACTCAAAGTCAAAAAGCTGAACGATTCCCTTAAGGTCAAAaatgattttggaaaaaatgatGAATATTATGAGGAAATGCAAAAGTTGCACCTTAACTACAATTGGGACAATTATTTCCGAAATCTAACACGGTTGGTGTACCGTCCGCTTGATAGAGGAAAACCAATAAATATAAACCTTTCCCGTAAATTAAGATCTCGCCGTAGTCAGGAAATTATATATACAAAACACTGCTACGAGCTTGAAGATTCTACTGGGAAGCGACTTGGTGTCTTCTACGGGAACCACCTGAAGAAGATCCACTTGCCCAAGAAGTAG